From one Haloferax marinisediminis genomic stretch:
- a CDS encoding phosphoadenosine phosphosulfate reductase family protein, producing MSEAFPDYLDVDYADGEGETPEDYPSIEDKIEKAIEVTKQGLEQYENPAVMWTGGKDSTLTLYFIKEVAERYDLEVPPAVFIDHYQHFDEIMDFVKHWADEWDLDVIWARNEDVGNYVDEHGLEPGDDIEVSGLSEHNQHHIRNILEYEEDTFPFLLDTYVGNHLLKTVALNDTLEEYDIDGVISGVRWDEQEARADETFFSPRHNPDIYPPHDRVQPILQFEESAVWDAFWYFAVPDTVENYPEDGYVPTSDEDLPEGVAQTDIPVSPKYFAGFRSLGSEVSTDKSAEEPAWLQDMENTTERAGRAQDKEDLMERLRDLGYM from the coding sequence ATGTCGGAAGCCTTCCCAGACTACCTCGACGTCGACTACGCTGACGGCGAGGGAGAGACGCCGGAAGATTACCCAAGCATCGAGGACAAAATCGAGAAGGCCATCGAGGTCACGAAGCAGGGCCTCGAACAGTACGAGAACCCAGCCGTCATGTGGACTGGCGGAAAGGACTCGACGCTGACGCTCTACTTCATCAAGGAAGTCGCCGAGCGCTACGACCTCGAAGTCCCGCCGGCGGTCTTCATCGACCACTACCAGCACTTCGACGAAATCATGGACTTCGTCAAGCACTGGGCCGACGAGTGGGACCTCGACGTCATCTGGGCGCGTAACGAGGACGTCGGCAACTACGTCGACGAACACGGCCTCGAACCCGGTGACGACATCGAAGTCTCGGGACTCTCCGAACACAACCAGCACCACATCCGCAACATCCTCGAGTACGAAGAGGACACGTTCCCCTTCCTCCTCGACACCTACGTGGGTAACCACCTGCTGAAGACCGTCGCACTCAACGACACCCTCGAAGAGTACGACATCGACGGCGTCATCTCGGGCGTCCGCTGGGACGAACAGGAAGCCCGCGCCGACGAGACGTTCTTCAGCCCCCGCCACAACCCGGACATCTACCCGCCGCACGACCGCGTCCAACCCATCCTCCAGTTCGAAGAGAGCGCCGTCTGGGACGCCTTCTGGTACTTCGCCGTCCCCGACACGGTCGAGAACTACCCAGAAGACGGCTACGTTCCGACGAGCGACGAGGACCTCCCCGAGGGTGTCGCGCAGACTGACATCCCCGTCTCGCCGAAGTACTTCGCTGGCTTCCGCAGTCTCGGCAGCGAAGTCTCGACGGACAAATCCGCCGAAGAACCAGCGTGGCTCCAGGACATGGAGAACACGACCGAGCGCGCAGGCCGCGCCCAGGACAAAGAAGACCTGATGGAGCGCCTGCGCGACCTCGGCTACATGTAA
- the gfcR gene encoding transcriptional regulator GfcR: MKNVDDLIASAAELADRGLSKGEIADELNVSRETASWLVDRSGAAAKPKPTEKPEGPDDIHVDWNAIGSGGKRLTYIGRALADLLTETHEDADVTIGIEKAGVPLATSVSRELETSLGAYAPAKHQWEEGDIEDLGGGFSRNFAPVEGRKCFIVDDTVTSGTTLRETIESIRAEGGEPLACVVIVDKQGVEEIDGVPVHSLINVVRVGEQ, from the coding sequence ATGAAGAACGTCGACGACCTCATCGCCAGCGCGGCGGAGCTCGCGGACCGTGGCCTCTCGAAAGGCGAGATTGCCGACGAGTTGAACGTCTCCCGAGAAACCGCCAGTTGGTTGGTCGACCGGAGCGGTGCAGCAGCAAAGCCCAAACCGACCGAAAAACCGGAGGGCCCCGACGACATCCACGTCGATTGGAACGCCATCGGAAGCGGTGGCAAACGCCTCACGTACATCGGTCGTGCCCTCGCGGACCTCCTGACCGAGACGCACGAAGACGCAGACGTGACCATCGGTATCGAGAAAGCGGGCGTTCCGCTCGCGACGAGCGTCTCGCGCGAACTCGAAACCTCGCTCGGTGCGTACGCACCGGCGAAACACCAGTGGGAAGAAGGCGACATCGAAGACCTCGGCGGCGGGTTCTCCCGTAACTTCGCGCCCGTCGAGGGCCGCAAGTGTTTCATCGTCGACGACACGGTGACGAGCGGAACGACGCTACGCGAGACCATCGAGTCGATTCGCGCCGAAGGCGGCGAACCGCTCGCGTGCGTCGTCATCGTCGACAAACAAGGTGTCGAAGAGATAGACGGTGTCCCCGTCCACTCGCTCATCAACGTCGTCCGCGTTGGCGAGCAGTAA
- a CDS encoding acyl-CoA thioester hydrolase/BAAT C-terminal domain-containing protein: protein MPRTHRRGYLKAVVGGGISSLAGCVDSVGESSGNTATIHVPQRTLVDTRLDISVTDVPSETAVWVEAHTEDGAGKRWFSRSLFEPTNGRIDLQSADPIQGTYRESDGMGLFWSLQPDDLKTRSYDTNQQTQSVQLRVRPETPDATPLAETTVTRPLVHPSSKETDIEKPIVGTLVEAPNDGPAPGVILFHGSAGNRPIAPARALASHGFTVLALQYVSSEHDSLPDNLVEVPIEYADQAVRWLAEQAVTTDDPICLGGFSRGGELALLMGSRHENIGAVVNWVGSGLLFNAVVLTDDSTVSPDTPDTSAWSLDGEPLAHPSGEDFEPRADVLDAYQTWLEEETTDETLERAEIPLSEIEAPILLLSAGSDGVWPSRYLLTRTERRLEALDYGYRFEHHSYDGAGHGISVPYLPSWKNRPGGPFGGTIAGTAAAEADSWPRVIEFFNVGSNKRNQ, encoded by the coding sequence ATGCCAAGAACGCACCGGCGAGGGTATCTCAAAGCGGTAGTTGGTGGGGGCATCAGTTCGCTTGCGGGATGTGTCGATTCCGTGGGGGAGTCGAGCGGAAACACAGCGACAATTCACGTTCCACAGCGGACGTTAGTCGATACCCGACTCGACATCAGCGTGACTGACGTCCCTTCCGAGACAGCAGTTTGGGTCGAGGCACACACCGAAGATGGTGCTGGGAAGCGATGGTTCAGTCGCAGTCTATTCGAACCCACCAACGGCAGAATCGACTTGCAGAGTGCCGACCCAATTCAGGGAACGTACAGAGAATCAGACGGAATGGGTCTCTTTTGGTCGTTACAACCGGACGACCTCAAAACACGTTCGTACGATACGAATCAACAAACGCAATCGGTACAGCTCCGAGTCCGTCCGGAGACCCCTGATGCCACTCCACTCGCCGAAACGACGGTCACCCGCCCGCTCGTACATCCGAGCAGCAAAGAAACGGACATCGAGAAGCCGATAGTTGGGACACTCGTCGAAGCACCGAACGACGGTCCTGCCCCGGGAGTCATCCTGTTTCATGGGTCCGCCGGCAACCGACCTATCGCACCCGCTCGTGCCCTCGCCAGTCATGGATTCACCGTCCTCGCACTGCAGTACGTTTCGAGTGAGCACGACAGCCTTCCAGACAATTTAGTCGAAGTCCCGATCGAATACGCAGACCAAGCCGTCCGTTGGTTGGCCGAGCAAGCTGTGACGACCGACGACCCGATTTGTCTCGGGGGGTTCTCTCGCGGTGGTGAGCTTGCGCTCTTGATGGGCAGTCGCCACGAGAACATCGGAGCAGTTGTCAACTGGGTCGGGTCGGGGCTCTTGTTCAACGCGGTCGTGCTGACAGACGATTCGACTGTCTCTCCGGACACCCCAGACACCTCTGCGTGGTCTCTCGACGGGGAACCACTCGCTCACCCCTCGGGTGAGGACTTCGAACCACGAGCAGACGTACTCGACGCCTACCAAACCTGGCTGGAAGAAGAGACGACAGACGAGACACTCGAGCGTGCAGAGATTCCGCTCTCTGAAATCGAGGCACCGATTTTGCTACTCTCAGCCGGGAGTGACGGTGTTTGGCCATCCAGATATCTCTTGACTCGAACGGAGCGACGTCTCGAAGCACTAGACTACGGCTATCGGTTTGAACATCATTCGTACGATGGGGCTGGCCACGGAATCAGTGTGCCATACCTCCCCTCCTGGAAAAACCGACCAGGAGGCCCGTTTGGCGGAACGATAGCCGGGACTGCAGCAGCCGAAGCAGACTCGTGGCCTCGTGTAATCGAGTTCTTCAACGTGGGGAGTAACAAGCGCAATCAGTAA
- a CDS encoding DUF7110 family protein, whose protein sequence is MSGRVYRLHSTLELPLEDVMDYFENDPTLPPEVEDVDITRRNNTLIIKAVSADDSLSKYTPTAQLKASVTENRVYEEEPPRAGAPSWGQEEEEEIPSELVEFACFKGDLETVLQNTALQYPMFLVLREIAMLSEKGTLTAITEESDELQATRIVEGEVRAASVEVVENPQQNSSADSGVNWRDNKFIS, encoded by the coding sequence ATGTCAGGCCGCGTATATCGACTTCATTCGACGTTGGAACTGCCACTCGAAGACGTAATGGACTACTTCGAGAACGACCCCACTCTCCCACCGGAGGTTGAGGATGTGGACATCACGCGCCGCAACAACACCCTCATCATCAAAGCCGTCTCTGCTGACGACAGTCTCAGCAAGTACACGCCGACGGCCCAGCTGAAAGCGAGCGTGACCGAGAACCGCGTTTACGAAGAAGAGCCCCCCCGAGCAGGTGCACCAAGCTGGGGACAAGAAGAAGAAGAGGAGATTCCCTCGGAACTCGTCGAGTTCGCCTGCTTCAAGGGCGACCTCGAGACAGTTCTGCAGAACACGGCGCTTCAGTACCCGATGTTCCTCGTCCTCCGAGAGATTGCGATGCTCTCGGAGAAGGGCACGCTGACCGCCATCACCGAAGAGAGCGACGAACTCCAGGCGACGCGCATCGTCGAAGGAGAAGTGCGCGCTGCATCCGTCGAAGTCGTGGAGAACCCACAACAGAACAGCTCGGCTGACAGCGGTGTCAACTGGCGCGACAACAAGTTCATCTCCTGA
- a CDS encoding type 1 glutamine amidotransferase domain-containing protein: protein MTSALFIVSEHGYWGEECIEPLTSLTDAGVDITVATPTGGVPVVDERSVDPENVGEELAEHVMDVHENDERLQNPEKLGQVDAREYDAVVFPGGHGTEWDINQDRHARQALLQAVAGGEGKALVVCHAVGILGFTREADGSFLVDGRNVTGFPNEWEEGIVDDDDLMPDGRKLPYWVEDEVKAAGGVWDAELDADTSVTVDGDLITARGPGSSAEGAQTLLDELDAL from the coding sequence ATGACGTCAGCACTCTTTATCGTAAGCGAGCATGGCTACTGGGGCGAGGAGTGTATCGAACCACTCACCTCTCTGACCGACGCTGGTGTCGACATCACCGTCGCCACACCAACCGGTGGCGTGCCGGTCGTCGACGAACGCTCTGTCGACCCAGAGAACGTCGGCGAAGAACTCGCCGAACACGTGATGGACGTTCACGAGAACGACGAGCGTCTCCAGAACCCCGAGAAACTCGGCCAGGTCGACGCCCGCGAGTACGACGCTGTCGTCTTCCCCGGCGGTCACGGAACCGAGTGGGACATCAATCAGGACCGACACGCTCGGCAGGCGCTCCTGCAGGCCGTCGCCGGTGGAGAGGGCAAGGCGCTCGTCGTCTGCCACGCCGTCGGTATCCTCGGGTTCACCCGTGAAGCGGACGGGTCGTTCCTCGTCGACGGTCGAAACGTCACCGGGTTCCCGAACGAGTGGGAAGAAGGAATCGTCGACGACGACGACCTGATGCCCGACGGTCGGAAGCTCCCCTACTGGGTCGAAGACGAAGTGAAGGCCGCCGGTGGCGTCTGGGACGCCGAACTCGACGCCGACACCAGTGTGACGGTCGATGGCGACCTCATCACGGCCCGTGGGCCGGGGTCGTCTGCTGAAGGCGCACAGACGCTGCTCGACGAACTGGACGCGCTGTAA
- a CDS encoding glutaredoxin family protein: MTFQPESMDPEEVQTRVTEAIENNDVVLFMKGNRLMPQCGYSAKALELISQYVDEFETVDVLPALPHYRAALDDKSGWETIPQTFVDGEFIGGSDILEELDNRGELEATLTGEN; encoded by the coding sequence ATGACTTTCCAACCCGAGAGTATGGACCCCGAAGAAGTCCAGACCCGCGTCACCGAAGCAATCGAGAACAACGACGTCGTCCTGTTCATGAAGGGCAACCGCCTGATGCCGCAGTGCGGCTACTCTGCGAAGGCCCTCGAACTCATCTCGCAGTACGTCGACGAGTTCGAGACGGTCGACGTGCTGCCTGCACTCCCGCACTACCGCGCGGCGCTCGACGACAAGAGTGGCTGGGAGACGATTCCGCAGACGTTCGTCGACGGTGAGTTCATCGGTGGAAGCGACATCCTCGAAGAACTCGACAACCGTGGCGAACTCGAAGCGACGCTGACGGGCGAGAACTAA
- a CDS encoding sugar phosphate nucleotidyltransferase translates to MKAVVLAGGYATRLWPITKHRPKMFLPVGDQTVIDTIFEDLEADDRVSEVFVSTNERFAESFETYIDESPYEKPTLSVEDTSAEDEKFGVVGALAQLIDREEVDEDLVVIAGDNLISFDVADFVDFFYEKEAPTLAAYDVKDLDRAKSYGLVELDGDRVISFQEKPENPKSTLVSIACYAIPADDLPKFDEYLSGDNNPDEPGWFMQWLQQNGDVFAYTFDGAWFDIGTPQSYLDAVAWYLEGENYIHETATVSNTELGKNVHIMADATVEDSSLDDSVVFPGAIIKNADLKGSIVDEETHIENLDLSNALIGAHSRLTD, encoded by the coding sequence ATGAAGGCAGTCGTCCTTGCCGGTGGGTATGCAACGCGCTTGTGGCCGATTACCAAACACCGACCGAAGATGTTCTTACCGGTCGGTGACCAGACGGTCATCGACACGATTTTCGAAGACCTCGAAGCCGACGACCGGGTCTCCGAAGTATTCGTCAGTACGAACGAGCGATTCGCGGAGTCGTTCGAGACGTACATCGACGAATCGCCGTACGAAAAGCCGACGCTGTCGGTCGAAGACACCAGTGCCGAAGACGAGAAGTTCGGTGTGGTCGGTGCGCTCGCCCAACTCATCGACCGCGAAGAGGTAGACGAGGACCTCGTCGTCATCGCCGGAGACAACCTCATCAGTTTCGACGTCGCCGACTTCGTCGACTTCTTCTACGAGAAGGAAGCACCGACTCTGGCCGCCTACGACGTGAAAGACCTCGACCGCGCGAAGTCGTACGGACTCGTCGAACTCGACGGTGATCGCGTCATCAGCTTCCAGGAGAAGCCCGAGAACCCGAAGAGCACACTCGTCTCGATCGCGTGTTACGCCATCCCTGCGGACGACCTGCCGAAGTTCGACGAGTACCTCTCGGGCGACAACAACCCCGACGAACCGGGCTGGTTCATGCAGTGGCTCCAGCAGAACGGTGACGTGTTCGCGTACACCTTCGACGGTGCGTGGTTCGACATCGGGACGCCACAGAGCTATCTCGACGCAGTCGCGTGGTATCTCGAAGGCGAGAACTACATCCACGAGACGGCGACGGTCTCCAACACTGAACTCGGAAAGAACGTCCACATCATGGCAGACGCCACCGTCGAAGACTCCAGTCTCGACGATTCGGTCGTCTTCCCGGGCGCAATCATCAAAAATGCCGACCTGAAGGGGTCCATCGTCGACGAGGAGACGCACATCGAGAACCTCGACCTCTCGAACGCGCTCATCGGCGCTCACTCGCGGCTGACGGACTAA
- a CDS encoding transcriptional regulator produces the protein MSDRESTATTRQRIADALRADPATASELSTSLGVPASSVYGHLQHVARSVHSEGDEQFLVAPPECRSCGFSAFDDPVNYPSRCPECRNEGIEEAVFKIE, from the coding sequence ATGTCAGACCGGGAGTCCACCGCGACGACCCGCCAGCGTATCGCCGACGCCCTCCGTGCCGACCCAGCAACTGCGTCAGAACTATCGACGAGTCTCGGTGTCCCGGCATCGTCCGTCTATGGCCACCTCCAACACGTCGCTCGTTCGGTCCACAGTGAAGGCGACGAGCAGTTTCTCGTCGCACCACCAGAGTGTCGAAGCTGTGGCTTCAGCGCCTTCGACGACCCGGTGAACTACCCGTCGCGGTGTCCCGAGTGCCGGAATGAGGGTATCGAAGAAGCCGTGTTCAAAATCGAGTGA
- a CDS encoding phosphoadenosine phosphosulfate reductase family protein, whose protein sequence is MALRFPEYLSLDYADGRDETAAAYPTLEDKLEKAAMVTRTALEQYERPAIMWTGGKDSTVVLYVVREVAADLGVDVPPVVFIDHFEHFDETEAFVHEWTDRWDLDLVVARNEDFARLGVSPGDEVAVSDLSDETRRELARLGYEDETIVLDADTFEGNHLLKTVALNDVITEYGFDGIFSGVRWDEQDARADETFFSPRHESEKYPPHDRVHSILQFTEADIWGTFWNYIVPDAVEGYPVGFVPQSTDDLPEGVRPVDLPVSPKYFEGYRSLGTESGSAKDDDRPAWVQDLEASKERAGRAQDKEDLMGRLRDLGYM, encoded by the coding sequence ATGGCTCTTAGGTTCCCGGAGTATCTCAGCCTCGATTACGCCGACGGACGAGACGAAACTGCAGCAGCGTACCCGACGCTCGAAGACAAACTCGAGAAAGCGGCGATGGTCACGCGAACCGCGCTCGAACAGTACGAGCGCCCCGCAATCATGTGGACCGGCGGGAAGGACTCGACGGTCGTCCTCTACGTCGTCCGCGAAGTCGCCGCCGACCTCGGTGTCGACGTCCCCCCGGTCGTCTTCATCGACCACTTCGAACACTTCGACGAGACCGAGGCGTTCGTCCACGAGTGGACCGACCGCTGGGACCTCGACCTCGTCGTCGCCCGCAACGAAGACTTCGCCCGCCTCGGTGTCTCACCCGGTGACGAAGTCGCCGTCTCCGACCTGAGCGACGAGACTCGACGCGAACTCGCCCGCCTCGGCTACGAGGACGAGACGATTGTCCTCGACGCCGACACCTTCGAAGGAAACCACCTGCTGAAGACCGTCGCACTCAACGACGTCATCACCGAATACGGCTTCGACGGCATCTTCTCTGGCGTCCGCTGGGACGAACAGGACGCCCGCGCCGATGAGACGTTCTTCAGCCCCCGCCACGAGTCCGAGAAGTACCCGCCGCACGACCGCGTGCACTCGATTCTCCAGTTCACCGAGGCGGACATCTGGGGGACGTTCTGGAACTACATCGTCCCCGACGCCGTCGAGGGCTACCCGGTGGGCTTCGTTCCACAGTCGACTGACGACCTCCCAGAGGGCGTCCGCCCCGTCGACCTCCCCGTCTCGCCGAAGTACTTCGAAGGCTACCGCTCGCTCGGGACTGAATCCGGGTCGGCGAAGGACGACGACCGCCCCGCGTGGGTGCAGGACCTCGAAGCGAGCAAGGAACGCGCCGGTCGCGCACAGGACAAAGAAGACCTGATGGGTCGACTCCGCGACCTCGGCTACATGTAG
- a CDS encoding diphthine--ammonia ligase, with amino-acid sequence MASEWVSLFSGGKDSSWALYQALEEGLNVTRLLTVHPSDDSYMYHVPATDLAALAAESLGIELVEVHPGDLEATDASDSGEQGDAELEPLEAAVEDLQSEIDLAGVTAGAIESEFQTNRIQGMCDRLGIDLFAPLWQENPRELGEAMLDAGFEITLIQVAAHGLDESWLGRTLDEDALDELEELNEKYGVHILGEGGEFETLVTDGPHMDRPIELEYETEWEGTHGRLRITDAYLG; translated from the coding sequence ATGGCATCTGAGTGGGTCAGTCTCTTCTCCGGCGGCAAGGACTCCTCGTGGGCGCTCTATCAGGCGCTCGAAGAGGGATTGAACGTCACCCGCCTGCTGACCGTCCACCCGAGCGACGACTCGTACATGTACCACGTTCCCGCGACCGACCTCGCCGCACTCGCTGCCGAGAGTCTCGGTATCGAACTCGTCGAGGTCCATCCCGGCGACCTCGAAGCGACCGACGCGAGCGACTCCGGCGAGCAAGGCGATGCGGAACTCGAACCCCTCGAAGCGGCAGTCGAAGACCTCCAGTCAGAGATTGACCTCGCAGGCGTCACGGCGGGCGCAATCGAGAGTGAGTTCCAGACGAACCGAATTCAGGGGATGTGCGACCGCCTCGGCATCGACCTCTTTGCCCCCCTGTGGCAAGAGAACCCGCGCGAACTCGGTGAGGCGATGCTCGACGCTGGCTTCGAAATCACGCTGATTCAGGTTGCGGCCCACGGCCTCGACGAGTCGTGGCTCGGGCGAACCCTCGACGAAGACGCGCTCGACGAACTCGAAGAACTCAACGAGAAGTACGGCGTCCACATCCTCGGTGAAGGCGGCGAGTTCGAGACGCTCGTCACCGACGGCCCACACATGGACCGCCCGATAGAACTCGAATACGAGACTGAGTGGGAAGGAACCCACGGACGACTCCGCATTACAGACGCGTACCTCGGCTAA